A genomic stretch from Candidatus Ishikawaella capsulata Mpkobe includes:
- the grxC gene encoding glutaredoxin 3 — translation MLNREKKVLNIEMYTTMTCPYCDKAKDLLKKKKVEFKEIRIDTDSGKRKEMIRRSGRTSVPQIFINSKHIGGCDDLYELDARAELDPLLK, via the coding sequence ATGTTAAATAGGGAAAAAAAGGTTTTAAATATCGAAATGTATACAACCATGACCTGTCCTTATTGTGATAAAGCTAAAGATTTATTAAAAAAGAAAAAAGTTGAATTTAAAGAAATTCGTATTGATACTGATTCAGGTAAAAGAAAAGAAATGATTAGACGTAGTGGTCGTACTAGTGTACCTCAGATATTTATTAATTCTAAGCATATTGGTGGATGTGATGATTTATATGAATTAGATGCTCGAGCAGAGTTAGATCCTTTATTAAAGTAA
- the mutM gene encoding bifunctional DNA-formamidopyrimidine glycosylase/DNA-(apurinic or apyrimidinic site) lyase, whose amino-acid sequence MPELPEVETYRRSIEFHLLGETLLDIRVYNPSLRWPFALEIYNLKNQMLLKVKRRGKYLLLAFSKGWIIIHLGMSGNLRISNQSFPKDKHDHVELIMTNSKILRYNDQRRFGAWLWCIDINKTPLLDSLGPEPLSNNFNGNYLFKISRRKYTPIKPWLMDSKIVAGIGNIYANECLFMSRIDPNRLIDNLNLVETIKLADSIKDILLSAIEKHGTTLQNFLQTDGMPGNFNNSLQVYKRDGKPCYICQQPIKREKQRQRSTYWCTNCQI is encoded by the coding sequence ATGCCTGAATTACCTGAAGTAGAAACATATCGTAGAAGCATTGAATTTCATTTATTGGGAGAAACTCTTTTAGATATAAGAGTATATAATCCATCTTTACGTTGGCCATTTGCTTTAGAAATTTATAATTTAAAAAATCAAATGCTATTAAAAGTAAAAAGACGTGGTAAATATCTTCTATTAGCCTTTTCTAAAGGATGGATTATAATTCATTTGGGTATGTCAGGTAATTTACGTATTTCAAACCAAAGCTTTCCTAAAGATAAACATGATCATGTAGAATTAATCATGACTAATAGTAAGATTCTGCGTTATAATGATCAACGTCGATTTGGAGCTTGGTTATGGTGTATTGATATAAACAAAACACCATTATTAGATTCTTTAGGACCAGAACCTCTTAGTAATAATTTTAATGGAAATTATTTGTTTAAAATTTCTCGTAGAAAATATACTCCTATTAAACCCTGGTTAATGGATTCAAAAATAGTAGCAGGAATAGGAAATATTTATGCTAATGAATGTCTCTTTATGTCTCGTATTGATCCAAATCGTTTAATAGACAATTTGAATTTAGTAGAAACTATCAAATTAGCTGATAGTATTAAAGATATACTATTAAGTGCCATTGAAAAACACGGCACTACTTTACAAAATTTTTTACAAACTGATGGTATGCCAGGAAATTTTAATAATTCATTACAAGTTTATAAACGCGATGGCAAACCTTGTTATATTTGTCAACAACCAATCAAAAGAGAAAAACAAAGACAAAGAAGCACTTATTGGTGCACTAATTGTCAAATTTAA
- the rpmG gene encoding 50S ribosomal protein L33: MAKSTREKIKLISTAGTGHFYTTTKNKRNKNDKIQLKKFDPVIRKHVLYKEVKLK; encoded by the coding sequence ATGGCTAAAAGTACTCGGGAAAAGATCAAACTGATTTCAACAGCTGGTACAGGACATTTTTATACGACTACTAAAAATAAACGTAATAAAAATGATAAAATTCAGCTTAAAAAATTTGATCCAGTAATACGCAAACATGTGCTTTATAAAGAAGTAAAACTTAAGTAA
- the rpmB gene encoding 50S ribosomal protein L28: MSRICQITKKRPMAGNNRSHAMNATKRFFLPNLHSHRFWVESKKCFITLRVSAKGIRTIDKKGIDVVLNNLRVSKSKMKY, encoded by the coding sequence ATGTCCAGAATATGTCAAATAACTAAAAAACGTCCTATGGCAGGTAATAATAGATCTCATGCTATGAATGCAACAAAACGCTTTTTTTTACCTAATTTGCATTCGCATCGCTTTTGGGTTGAAAGTAAAAAATGTTTTATTACTCTTCGTGTGTCCGCTAAAGGTATACGCACCATTGATAAAAAAGGTATAGATGTGGTTTTAAATAACCTACGTGTAAGTAAAAGTAAAATGAAATACTAA
- the dut gene encoding dUTP diphosphatase, with translation MKNIDLKILDNRLGKIISIPNYVTPGSAGLDLRACIPNILELFPSKNELIPTGLAIHIKDPNIAAFILPRSGLGHKHGIVLGNLVGLIDSDFQGQLMVSIWNRSDKKFIIRPGQRIAQLVFFPIVKIKFNIVEQFDTSIRGDGGFGHTGCQ, from the coding sequence ATGAAAAATATTGATTTAAAAATACTCGATAATCGCTTAGGAAAAATAATTTCTATTCCTAATTATGTTACGCCTGGATCTGCAGGACTAGATTTAAGAGCTTGCATTCCTAATATATTAGAGCTATTTCCTAGTAAGAATGAGCTAATACCCACAGGTTTAGCTATACACATAAAAGATCCAAATATTGCAGCATTTATTCTTCCCCGTTCTGGTTTGGGTCACAAACATGGTATAGTATTGGGTAACCTAGTAGGTCTTATAGATTCGGATTTTCAAGGACAATTAATGGTTTCTATATGGAATCGTAGTGATAAAAAATTTATTATTCGTCCTGGACAACGTATAGCACAATTAGTATTTTTTCCTATTGTGAAAATTAAATTCAATATAGTGGAACAATTTGATACTAGCATACGTGGTGATGGCGGATTCGGACATACAGGCTGCCAATGA
- the pyrE gene encoding orotate phosphoribosyltransferase has product MKAWQDEFIKYIIDKGILQFGNFTLKSNRQSPYFFNAGLFNSGAILAKLGYFYAKALLDFQIDCDLLFGVAYKGIPLVATTVISLSNDYKYDIPYCFNRKEIKSHGEGGIIVGSLLQGRVILLDDVITSGSSIHESVDLIKSKGAELVGVLIALDRQEYGNDNNMSAVKEIQNKYKCKVNSLINLSDIISYIEQKPEMLTHLKKLREYKKIFGI; this is encoded by the coding sequence ATGAAAGCATGGCAGGATGAGTTTATTAAATATATAATAGATAAAGGTATATTACAATTTGGTAACTTTACTTTAAAATCAAATCGCCAAAGTCCATATTTTTTTAATGCTGGCTTATTTAATAGCGGCGCTATTTTAGCTAAGCTTGGCTATTTTTATGCAAAAGCATTATTAGATTTTCAAATAGATTGTGATTTATTATTTGGTGTAGCTTATAAGGGTATTCCTCTGGTTGCTACTACTGTCATATCATTATCAAATGACTATAAATATGATATTCCTTATTGTTTTAACCGCAAAGAAATAAAATCTCATGGAGAAGGAGGGATTATTGTCGGTAGTCTTCTCCAAGGACGAGTTATATTACTAGACGATGTGATTACCTCAGGTTCATCTATTCATGAGTCAGTAGATCTTATTAAAAGTAAAGGAGCAGAATTAGTAGGAGTATTAATTGCCCTAGATAGACAAGAATATGGAAATGATAATAACATGTCAGCTGTTAAGGAAATACAAAATAAATATAAATGCAAAGTAAATTCTCTTATTAATTTAAGCGATATAATTTCATATATTGAACAAAAACCTGAAATGTTAACTCATCTAAAAAAATTAAGAGAATACAAAAAAATTTTTGGCATTTAA